The genomic interval GAAAGCATCGTTCGGGCAATTCCTGCTCCGATTCCTGAAACAGAAAGTAACATTCTGAAAATCTCTCTTTCTGATTTTTCGGCAAAACCATATAAAGTATGCGCATCTTCTTTGATTTGAAGATGCGTATACAATTTTATATTTTCAGAATTTGGAATCAAGGAGAAGGTATGCAGGGATATATTTACCTGATAACCAACACCTCCACAATCAATCACAACCTCTGTAGGATTTTTTTCTACTAATTTGCCTTGCAAATGTGCTATCATAAATGTAATTTCTTAGTATCAAATATAACAAAAATGCCATAAAACTACGACAAATTTGCTCAATCCTTGTTAGCACGTTTATTGTGCTATTTTATTCTTTTTGCTTTCTTTTTCCTGTGCATCAATAACTGCAATTGCAGCCATGTTTACCATCTCTTCAACACTTGCTCCTAATTGAAAAATGTGAACTGGTTTGCCCATTCCCATCATAATTGGTCCAATTGAATTTACTTTATACAGTTCTTTCAATAATTTGTAAGTGATATTTGCCGACTCTAAATTAGGGAAAATCAATGTATTTACTTTCTTACCAGCCAATTTAGAGAATGGAAATTTCTCTTCAAGCATTTCTTGATTTAAAGCAAAATCTGCCTGAATTTCTCCATCAACAATCATCTCAGGATGATTCTTATGAAGATAAGCTACCGCTTCTCTTACTTTTGAAGCACTTTCGCTTGTTGAAGATCCGAAGTTAGAGAAAGAAACCATTGCAATAACTGGCTCAATACCAAACATCCTTGCCGTTTTAGAAGTCATAATTGCAATATTAATCAAATCTTGAGCAGATGGATTAATGTTAATTGCAGTATCTGATAAAAACATTGGCCCGCGAGAAGTTAGCATCATGTTTGCCGTTGCAATAAGAGAGGCGTTTTGTGCCTTCGGAATAAGCTGCATCATTGGTTTTACAACAGAAGGATAACTTCTTGAATGACCTGTTACTAATGCATCTGCTTCTCCTTCATTAACCATCATTGCTGCAAAATAGTTTCTTTCGCGCATAAATTTCTCAGCGTCTAATTTCGAAACTCCTCTGCGTACTCTTGTTTCCCAGAATGATTTTGCAAATCGATTTCGTCTTTCTGCTTCTTCATCTGTTTTTGGATCAATGATTTCTAGATCAGCATCAAAACCTAATTCTTCTTTTAATTCTAAAATCTGTTCTTTGTTTCCTAATAAAATCGGAAAACCGATTCCGTCTTCGTAAACTATTTGTGCCGCTTTTAATACATTTAATTGATCTGCTTCTGCAAAAACAATTCGTTTTGGATCAAGTTTAGCGCGGTTTGTAATTAAACGAACCATTTTATTATCATTCCCCATACGTTCACGAAGTACATCTTCATAAGCCGCCCAGTCTGTAATTGGATTTTTTGCAACTCCAGATTCCATAGCCGCTTTTGCAACTGCTGGCGCTACAACCGTAATCAATCTAGGATCAAATGGTTTAGGAATGATGTATTCTTGTCCAAATCCAAGTTTTGTTGCACCGTATGCTACGTTAACTTGTTCTGGAACTGGTTCTTTCGCTAAAATGGCTAAAGCTTTTACAGCTGCCATTTTCATTTCTTCGTTAATTTTAGTCGCTCTAACGTCTAATGCTCCTCTAAAAATATATGGAAAACCTAAAACGTTATTTACCTGATTAGGAAAATCCGAACGTCCTGTCGCCATAATAACGTCTTTACGCGTTTCTACAGCTAAATTATAATCAATTTCCGGATTTGGATTTGCCATTGCAAAAACGATAGGATTTTTTGCCATAGAAAGTAACATTTCTGGCGAAAGAATATCTCCTGAAGATAATCCGATGAAAACATCAGCATCTTTTACAGCGTCTGCCAAAGCAATTTTAGGTCCGTCAATAGCATACTTTAATTGTAAATCTGATAGTGAAGGATTGTCTTTTGTTAAAAGTCCTTTACTGTTATACATTAAAACGTTTTCTACTTTTACGCCCAATAAAACATATAAATCTGTACAAGCAATTGCTGCAGATCCTGCGCCAGAAACAACCACTTTTACATCTTCTGCTTTTTTTCCTGCTAATTCAAGAGCATTAATTAAAGCTGCAGAAGAGATAATTGCAGTTCCGTGCTGATCGTCGTGCATTACTGGAATATCCAATTCTTCGATCAATCTTCTTTCTATTTCGAAAGATTCTGGAGCTTTAATATCTTCTAGATTAATACCTCCAAAAGTTGGAGCAATATTTTTTACAGTCTGAATAAATTCTTCAACATTTTCGGTACCTATTTCGATATCAAAAACATCGATATCAGAGAAAATTTTAAACAATAAACCTTTTCCTTCCATTACAGGTTTTCCTGCTTCTGGACCTATATTTCCAAGTCCTAAAACCGCTGTACCGTTTGAAATTACGGCTACTAAATTTCCTTTTGCTGTATATTTATAAACATCGTCAATGTTTTCTGCAATTGCTAAACACGGTTCTGCAACTCCTGGCGAATAAGCCAATGATAAGTCTCTCTGGGTTGCATATTTTTTTGTTGGAACTACCTGAATTTTTCCTGGAGTCGGCTCTGAATGGTACAGTAACGCTTCTCTTTTTTTACTCTCTTTGTTCATTATTTTAGCTTTTATTCTAGCTTACAAAGATATAAGTCTTGTTTTAAAATGGCGTATTTTTAGTATTTTCTTTTCTGAAAATTGATTTTGAGAAATAAAAAAAGTCCAATAGAAATTGGACTCCTTTTAAATTTTTATTGCTTTTATATCCTTTTTATTGAGAAATATAAGAATTCAAATGCTGAATGGTATCTTTTTGAGTTTCTATAATCGCCTTCACTACATCGCTGATTGAAATTATTCCAACAACCGTTTCATCTTCTACAACAGGCAGATGTCGTATTCTTTTTTCACTCATCAATTGCATACAATCTTCAAGATTATCTGAAAGTTTTACTGTAAAAACATTGCTTTCCATAATCTCATTTACCAAAGTTTCTTTAGAAGATTTATCTTTTAAAACGATTTTACGGGCATAATCTCTTTCTGACAATATGCCTTTTAAAACATTATCATCAATAATTAAAATTGCTCCGATATTCTTTTCTCCCATTACCTTTAAGGCATCATAAACTGTTAAATTAGAGAAAATCGAATAAACATTTCTTCCTTTTGCTTTAAGTATTTGATCTACAGTCATAATGAAAAATTTTTAGGTTTATAAAGTTAAAACAAAAACCAACACAATCTGCAACGAAATCGATTTTTTAAAAACACAACTTACTCATTTTAAACATAATATACAAAAATTTAAATTTTCGGAATTATAGTGTAAAGAATGAAATTGTTTAGAATTGTTTTTTGATGAAAATTAGTTTTTTTAACGTTTACAAATTTTTCAACATCAATCAGTTGAAATTGTTTAGTGGAGAAATATTTTTCTATAAATATTTAAAAAATAAAAACCCTTTTCTAAATTTTAGAAAAGGGTTTTTATAATTTTTAAGAAAGTCATTTTACATTGCTACAATAATAAACTCACTTCTTCTATTTTGCATGTGTTGTTGTTCGGTACATTTTACGCCATCTGCACATTTATTTACCAATTGTGTTTCTCCGTAACCTTTTGCTGATAATCGGTCTTCACTAATTCCTTTTTGCACTAACCATTTTTTTGTTGACAACGCTCTCATATCCGAAAGAATTTGATTGCTTTCTGAAGAAGAACGGCTGTCTGTATGTGAACGAATATCAAGTTTCATGTCTGGATATTCTTTTAAAAGATTTACTACTTTCATCAATTGCGGTTCTGATGTCTTTTTGATAGTAGCTTTTCCTAAATCAAAAAAGTTCATCGGAAGATTTAAAAGTTTTGCGACATCTACTCCAACTTTCATTGATCCCAATTTTACAGGACTAATAGCCACTTTTTTTATTGCTATTGTTTTTGCCGTTAAAGGAACAAATACTTTATTTAATGCTATCATTAAAGTGGTTTCTTGATCTCTCAAAATATTTACAGAAGCTTCTTTGGCATTATAATCTGTTTTAGAAGTTCTAATAGTATATTTTTTGCCACATTTTACGGTTGGAAAAACATAATTTCCTTTTTCGTCTGTAACAATTGTTCCTACTGGATCAAATTTATCATTAAACAAAGTCAAAGCTGTATTTGCTAAAACAGCATTTGTTTCAGCATCAGTAACAGTTCCTGATAAATTTTGCTCACAAATTAATCTTCTAGTTTCTGTAAATCTATAAATATCGTCTAAACCTAAAGTATTTTGTCTGTTCGAAGAAAAATAACCACTTCTGCTTCTGCTGTCGATACTGAAAGCAAAATCATCTTGTTTACTATTTACAGGCTCACCAACATTTAAAACTTCATCATAACTTCCGTTTGCTTTTATTCTAGAAGCAAAAATATCCAAACCGCCTAAACCGGGACGTCCATCTGAAGCAAAATAAAGTTCATTTTCTCCAGAAATAAAAGGAAAGGTTTCTCTGCCTTCTGTATTAATTTCTGGACCTAAATTTTCTGGTTTTCCAAAAGTGCCATCTTCATTAATTGCAACCTTAAAAATATCAGACTGACCAAATGTTCCGGGCATATCTGAGGCAAAATATAAAAATTTCTCATCCATACTTAAAGCAGGATGCGCAGTACTGTACTGATCACTATTAAAAGGAAGTTCTCTGATGTTCTTCCATTCGTTATCAATCAAATCTGCTTTGTATAATTTTAAAAGCGTAACATTTTTATCATTCTGTCCTCTTTTTCCATCAGTGAAATTATTTCTCGTGAAATACATTGTTCTTCCATCTTTTGTAAAAATTGGAGTTGACTCATTGAACTTATCTTTTTTTCTTTTTATAAAAAGTTCTGGTGTTCCAACACTTCCATCAGGCATTAAAACAGCGCTGTATAATCTTGAGAAAGATCTGTTTGTCCATTGAAAATTAGCTTTCACAACTCCTCCTGTATCGCGCGCAGAAGTAAAAATTATTTTGTTGTTATAAACCGTACTTCCATAATCTGAAAAACGAGAATTAACTCCTGCATCTGCTATTTGAAATCTTCCAGAGTTTTCTTTTATTACTTCAAGATAATTTTTATCATTTCTGATTAAATTGGATCTTTTTTCTAACGCAGCCTTTTGATTGAATTTTTCTAAAACTTCGTCAGATTTACGATAATTGCCAGAAGATTTTAAACATTGTGCGTAACGATAAAAATATTCTGCTTCTTGGTCTGCATTAATTTGAAATAATTGATCGTACCATTTTAAGGCACTTGTCAATTCTCCATTAAAATAATACGAATTCGCCAGACGTTTTACAACTCCTTCGTTTGCACTTTCTTTTTCAATTACACTTTCGTACGCTTTTATAGCATCCGCGTAAGCGTACTCTTCATATTTTTTGTCTGCATATTTTACGTTCATATTTGTGAATGGATTTTGAGCATTCACATTTGAAAAAAAGTTACACAGTAAAACGATTAAAATTATTTTCTTGAGTTTCATAGTTTTCATTAAAAGAACCTTGGAGATATCATTTTATTATAATTATTAAAGAAATCGAATCTTAAGAAGATTTCATGAGATCCAGAATTGTACTTTTTTAATTGAGTTGTTTCATGATCGTAACCGTAACCTAAATACATTCCTTTTGTAACTTGAAATCCTGCCATTGCACTTACAGAAGCGCTCCAACGATAAGCAAGACCTAAAACAAATTTATCATTGAACATAAAATTACCCGAAACATCAACTTGCAAAGGAGCTCCTTCGACCATTTTGGTCATTAAAGCTGGTTTGAACTTAATATACTCTAATCGATCTAGATTAAATACGTAACCTGCGATTAAATAATAATTGATTTTTTCTTTGAAGATAGCCGTGTCATCTGAATCATAACGGTTTGTTTCGATAAAATTTGGAACAGACAATCCGATATAAGCGCGATCTGAATGAAAATAAAGTCCTGCACCAACATTTGGAGAAAACTTGTTTTTTAGATTTTGAAATTGCTGATCATCTTGATCTTCCATACTCAATTTATTTACATCTAAATTGAATAGGTTTGCTGTTCCTTTTATACCAAAAGACAAATTCCATGATTCTGAAGTTGGAATTGTATATGATAAATCGGCAGATAAAGTGTTTTCTGTTGTTGGTCCGATTTTGTCATTAACCAAAGAAACTCCAAGTCCTAAATCGCTATTATTTAAAGGAGTATTTACAGAAAAAGTACTTGTTTGAGGCGCACCTTCTAACCCAACCCATTGCGTACGGTATAAACCAAAAACGCTCATAACTCCTCTTGAACCTGCGTAAGCTGGATTGACTTCGATTGTATTGTACATATATTGCGTAAACTGTGCATCCTGCTGCGCATTTGACACAATCGAAAAAAACATAAAAAATATGATTAATCTTTTCATTTTTAAAGCTTTAAAAACGGCCTAGCTTTACTAAGCCGTAATCTTATATTATTTGTTGATGTATAAATATCCTGATTCCTGATGTGGTGCATTAGCATTATCTTGATATTTCAAGATGTAGAAATAAGTTCCCACCGGAAGACCTTCTGTTTGTTTGATCGTAGAACGTCCGTTAGAATATCCAACAAAAGCTCTGTCATTGTTATTATATCCGTCTATACTGTAAACCAATACTCCCCAACGGTTATAAATTTCAACTGTATTATTCGGATAGCATTCGATACCTCTAATGTAGAATCTTGTATTCTTGTTGTCCCCATTTGGTGAAAAAGCTTTGAATACTTTGATTGCACAACCATCTAATTCTGTTACAGTTGGATTATCTCCAGTATTACTTGAATGGTCAGACAAATCTTCTACAACAACTCCTTTTGAACTGCTTCCTTGCGCAGTAGCTTGATTTGTTACTTTAGTAAGATTAATATCTTCTTGTGTTATCGTGTAAACTGCTGAGAAATTAGAACTGTTAGATTCTCCAACTGCCAAAGAAATTGCTTGTCCAGAAACCACTATTCCTGTTAATGGATCTTTTACTATTACATTGCTTAGCGGAACATTTCCTGTATTTGTTACGGTAAACGTATAGGTTATTGTTTCTCCTGCATTGGCAAAACCGCTATTGTTTTCATCATTAAATTCTGCTTTTTTGATAATAGCAATTGCTGGAACTTCAACAAAAACATTTAAAACTGCTGTTGAACAATTTGATGCATTTGCTTTTTCGCAAACCTGATAAGTAATTGCATAATTTCCACCAGGTGTATTTGGCTTAACATTTACAGTTCCGTCTGCATTCCACTCAAAATAAGAATTGTTTCCTAATGGTTTGATAGTTACATCTGCAGGATTGATTGGCTGTCCGTTTATAAAATCATTATCTAAAACATTAACAAATTCTAGAGCACCGTTAATTCCGTCAGCAGTAACATTATTATCATCTCCTAATGTAATTCCGTTTGTTGTTGGAGGAGCAGGATCAGCGCTATTTAATACTGTAACTTTAACTACAGCTTGACTGCAATTTGATGTATTTGCTGCTTCGCAAATTTGATATGTCAATTCATAAATTCCGTTTGGCGTATTTGCAACAACACTTACTGAACCATCAGCATTTAGAATTAAATTCGGATTTGCAACAACAGTTGATAAGACAACACTTGTTGGTGTTGGTTTTACTCCGTTTAAAATATCATTATTAAAGATATTAAGTGAAGTATCTGTTCCTTTTTTCACATTTACTGGCCCAGCTTCATCATCATTCGCTTTTATCATTGTCGATGCTGCAACCGTAACTTTTACAACATTTGAATTACAATTTGATGGATTTAATTTTTCGCAAATTGTATATGTCAATTCATAATCTCCTGCTGGCGCATTTGGAGCTAATATTGCATTTCCGTTTGCATCAACTGTTAAATATCCTTTTGGATCTGCAGCTGTAACTGAAAGATTTACATCTGACGGCACTAATGCATTTCCATTTTTAGTATCATTCGCAAAAACATTAATTAATGTTTGAGGAACATTTGAACCAACTACTGAAGCAACAATATCTTGATTTGCTACAAGATTTCCGCCTGTAACTGTTACCACAGTAATTGCTGAATCGCAATTTGATGGATTCGTATTATCGCAAATACGGTATTCTACATTATAATTTCCTGCTGGCGTATTTGGTGCAACAGTAATAGTATAATCTGGGTTTAATGTTAATCCTGCTGGAAGTGTTCCAACAATATTAAATGTAACTTCTCCCGCAGCTGTTCCTGCAATTACAGGATTTCCATTTAATTTGTCATTTGCAATTAATGATACTGTTGTTCCGCCAATGTTTCCATTGATTGGATTTACTGAATCTACAACTGCATCAATAACTGGAAGATCAACAGTTACTTTTACAACATTTGAATTACAATTTGATGGATTTAATTTTTCGCAAATTGTATATGTCAATTCATAATCTCCTGCTGGTGCATTTGGAGCTAATATTGCATTTCCGTTTGCATCAACTGTTAAATATCCTTTTGGATCTGCAGCTATAACTGAAAGATTTACATCTGACGGCACTAATGCATTTCCATTTTTAGTATCATTCGCAAAAACATTAATTAATGTTTGAGGAACATTTGAACCAACTACTGAAGCAACAATATCTTGATTTGCTACAAGATTTCCGCCTGTAACTGTTACCACAGTAATTGCTGAATCGCAATTTGATGGATTCGTATTATCGCAAATACGGTATTCTACATTATAATTTCCTGCTGGCGTATTTGGTGCAACAGTAATAGTATAATCTGGGTTTAATGTTAATCCTGCTGGAAGTGTTCCAACAATATTAAATGTAACTTCTCCCGCAGCTGTTCCTGCAATTACAGGATTTCCATTTAATTTGTCATTTGCAATTAATGATACTGTTGTTCCGCCAATGTTTCCATTGATTGGCGTTATTGAGTCTACAACCGCGTCAATTACCGGTGCTGTAACCGTAACCTGAACTTTATTCGTGCTACAGTTTCCAGGATTCAGAAGCTCGCAGATTTCATAAGTGATCTCATAATTTCCCGCAGGAGCATTCGCGCCTAAAACTGCTTTTCCGTCTGCATCAATCGTTAAAAATCCTTTCGGATCTGTGCCCGGCGTAAGCTTAACTTCCGACGGATCTAATTTTGCTCCGTTTTTAGTGTCATTCTCAAAAACATTGATAAGCGTTTGGGAAGCATTTCCTCCCACTACCGAACCTGCATTGTCCAAGTTTGCAACCAAAACAGCCGCTGTTACAGTTACAGTCGAAGTAGCCGTTGAGCAGTTTCCTGCATTATTGTTGTCGCAAATTGTATATTCCACATCGTAGTCTCCCGCTTTTGTTCCTTTGCTTACAGTCACCGTTCCGTCTGCATTAACGGTTAATCCTGCTGGAGCTGTTCCAGTCAAGGTAACTTCTCCTGCATTTGTTCCGATAACAGCCTGAACACCGTTTAATGTATCTGATCCAATAAGCGATGCAGTCGTTCCCCCAATGCTTCCGTTAATCGGACCTAAATTTTCTTTTACCGCTAAAATTAACGGTGCAGTAACCGTAACCTGAACTTTATTCGTGCTGCAGTTTCCAGGATTCAGAAGCTCGCAGATTTCATAAGTGATCTCATAATTTCCCGCAGGAGCATTCGCGCCTAAAACTGCTTTTCCGTCTGAATCGATTGTTAAAAATCCTTTCGGATCTGTGCTTGGTGTCAATTTAACTTCCGACGGATCTAATTTTGCTCCGTTTTTAGTGTCATTCTCAAAAACATTGATAAGCGTTTGGGAAGCATTTCCTCCCTCTACCGAACCTGCATTGTCCAAATTCGCAACTAATACAGCCGCTGTTACAGTTACAGTCGAAGTAGCCGTTGAGCAGTTTCCTGCATTGTTGTTGTCGCAGATTGTATATTCAACATCGTAGTCTCCCGCTTTTGTGCCTTTGCTTACCGTTACCGTTCCGTCTGAATTGACCGTAAGTCCTGAAGGCGCTGTTCCCGTTAAGGCAACTTCTCCAGCATTTGTGCCGATAACCGCCTGAACGCCGTTTAGTTTATCTGAACCGATAAGCGATGCTGTTGTTCCGCCGATGCTTCCGTTGATCGGACCTAAATTTTCTTTTACCGCTAAAATTACCGGTGCCGTAACTGTAACCTGAACTTTATTTGCGCTGCAGTTTCCTGGATTCAGAAGCTCGCAGATTTCATAAGTGATTTCATAATTTCCTGCCGGTGAATTGGCTGCCAAAACCGCTTTTCCGTCTGCATCAATCGTTAAAAATCCTTTCGGATCTGTGCCCAGCGTAAGCTTAACTTCCGACGGATCTAATTTTGCTCCGTTTTTAGTGTCATTCTCAAAAACATTGATAAGCGTTTGAGAAGCATTTCCTCCCACTACCGAACCTGCATTGTCCAAGTTTGCAACTAGATCCGCTACCGTTACAGTTACAGTCGAAGTAGCCGTTGAGCAGTTTCCTGCATTATTGTTGTCGCAGATTGTATATTCCACATCGTAGTCTCCCGCTTTTGTGCCTTTGCCTACAGTCACCGTTCCGTCTGCATTAACGGTTAATCCTGCTGGAGCTGTTCCAGTCAAGGTAACTTCTCCTGCATTTGTGCCGATTACTGCCTGAACGCCGTTCAGTTTATCTGACGCGATAAGCGATGACGTTGTTCCTCCAATGCTTCCGTTAATCGGACCTAAATTTTCTTTTACCGCTAAAATTACCGGTGCTGTAACCGTAATTTCTACAGTTGCAGAATTGCAATTTGAAGTATTTGCAACTTCACAAATTTTATAATCAAATGTATATACTCCTACTGGTGTATTTGGTTTAACTTTAACTTCTCCACTTGCAGTATCAAAAGTTAAAACTGAAGGTAAAGTAGAATCCAAACTTAAAACAACTTCATTTCTAACTACTGCATTACAATTAAGCAAGTCGTTTGATAAAACATTTGAAACAGCAGTTCCTCCATTATATCCATTTATCGAAGCTGTATCTTTATCAGCTATAATCGGACCTACAACTTTTACTACTTGAGTACAAGTTTGAGTGTTTCCTGCTGCGTCTGTAGCCGTCCAAGTTACTGTCGTATTTCCGATTGAAAAACTTGTCGGTGCATTATTAGTCACTGTTACAGTTCCGTTGCAATTATCTGATGTTACAGGAGTTCCTAAA from Flavobacterium sp. YJ01 carries:
- a CDS encoding NADP-dependent malic enzyme translates to MNKESKKREALLYHSEPTPGKIQVVPTKKYATQRDLSLAYSPGVAEPCLAIAENIDDVYKYTAKGNLVAVISNGTAVLGLGNIGPEAGKPVMEGKGLLFKIFSDIDVFDIEIGTENVEEFIQTVKNIAPTFGGINLEDIKAPESFEIERRLIEELDIPVMHDDQHGTAIISSAALINALELAGKKAEDVKVVVSGAGSAAIACTDLYVLLGVKVENVLMYNSKGLLTKDNPSLSDLQLKYAIDGPKIALADAVKDADVFIGLSSGDILSPEMLLSMAKNPIVFAMANPNPEIDYNLAVETRKDVIMATGRSDFPNQVNNVLGFPYIFRGALDVRATKINEEMKMAAVKALAILAKEPVPEQVNVAYGATKLGFGQEYIIPKPFDPRLITVVAPAVAKAAMESGVAKNPITDWAAYEDVLRERMGNDNKMVRLITNRAKLDPKRIVFAEADQLNVLKAAQIVYEDGIGFPILLGNKEQILELKEELGFDADLEIIDPKTDEEAERRNRFAKSFWETRVRRGVSKLDAEKFMRERNYFAAMMVNEGEADALVTGHSRSYPSVVKPMMQLIPKAQNASLIATANMMLTSRGPMFLSDTAININPSAQDLINIAIMTSKTARMFGIEPVIAMVSFSNFGSSTSESASKVREAVAYLHKNHPEMIVDGEIQADFALNQEMLEEKFPFSKLAGKKVNTLIFPNLESANITYKLLKELYKVNSIGPIMMGMGKPVHIFQLGASVEEMVNMAAIAVIDAQEKESKKNKIAQ
- a CDS encoding type IX secretion system membrane protein PorP/SprF; its protein translation is MKRLIIFFMFFSIVSNAQQDAQFTQYMYNTIEVNPAYAGSRGVMSVFGLYRTQWVGLEGAPQTSTFSVNTPLNNSDLGLGVSLVNDKIGPTTENTLSADLSYTIPTSESWNLSFGIKGTANLFNLDVNKLSMEDQDDQQFQNLKNKFSPNVGAGLYFHSDRAYIGLSVPNFIETNRYDSDDTAIFKEKINYYLIAGYVFNLDRLEYIKFKPALMTKMVEGAPLQVDVSGNFMFNDKFVLGLAYRWSASVSAMAGFQVTKGMYLGYGYDHETTQLKKYNSGSHEIFLRFDFFNNYNKMISPRFF
- a CDS encoding OmpA family protein, yielding MNVKYADKKYEEYAYADAIKAYESVIEKESANEGVVKRLANSYYFNGELTSALKWYDQLFQINADQEAEYFYRYAQCLKSSGNYRKSDEVLEKFNQKAALEKRSNLIRNDKNYLEVIKENSGRFQIADAGVNSRFSDYGSTVYNNKIIFTSARDTGGVVKANFQWTNRSFSRLYSAVLMPDGSVGTPELFIKRKKDKFNESTPIFTKDGRTMYFTRNNFTDGKRGQNDKNVTLLKLYKADLIDNEWKNIRELPFNSDQYSTAHPALSMDEKFLYFASDMPGTFGQSDIFKVAINEDGTFGKPENLGPEINTEGRETFPFISGENELYFASDGRPGLGGLDIFASRIKANGSYDEVLNVGEPVNSKQDDFAFSIDSRSRSGYFSSNRQNTLGLDDIYRFTETRRLICEQNLSGTVTDAETNAVLANTALTLFNDKFDPVGTIVTDEKGNYVFPTVKCGKKYTIRTSKTDYNAKEASVNILRDQETTLMIALNKVFVPLTAKTIAIKKVAISPVKLGSMKVGVDVAKLLNLPMNFFDLGKATIKKTSEPQLMKVVNLLKEYPDMKLDIRSHTDSRSSSESNQILSDMRALSTKKWLVQKGISEDRLSAKGYGETQLVNKCADGVKCTEQQHMQNRRSEFIIVAM
- a CDS encoding CBS domain-containing protein; amino-acid sequence: MTVDQILKAKGRNVYSIFSNLTVYDALKVMGEKNIGAILIIDDNVLKGILSERDYARKIVLKDKSSKETLVNEIMESNVFTVKLSDNLEDCMQLMSEKRIRHLPVVEDETVVGIISISDVVKAIIETQKDTIQHLNSYISQ